A segment of the Robbsia sp. KACC 23696 genome:
CTTCGGCTTTCCCGGCATCGGCAATCTGATGATCCAGGCGGTACGCGCGAACGATTTGCCGTTGATTCAAGGCATCGCGATGGTTTTCTGCGTACTGATGCTCGTGATCAATGCCATCGTCGATGCGCTGTACCTGATGATGAATCCCCGTTTGCGCAAGCGCACCTGAGCGCGTTCGAGGCGTCGATGAACAGTTCCCCTTTGCTTTCCGATACGACTATGCATGAAGGCTCTCCCGCGACGTCGTCGATGCAATCGACCGCGTCGTCTTCCGGTACGACCCCGTCAGGCGGCACTGAAGGGCATGCCGCGCCGGTCGCGCAGCGTAGGCGCGGCTGGCTGCAGCGTTTTCGCGGATTCAATTTATGGATCGGCGGCGTGATCGTGCTGATCGTCGTGTTCTGCGCGATCTTCGCACCGATGCTCGCGCCGCACGATCCGCTGGATCAGGACTTATTGCATATGCTCACGCCGCCGGCGTGGATGGCCGGCGGCGATGCGGCATTCCCGCTCGGTACCGACAGCCTCGGACGCGACATCCTCTCGCGTCTGCTCTACGGTGCACGCGTGGCATTGACGGTGGCCATCATCGCGGCCTTGGGCTCGGCGCTCGTCGGCAGCACGTTGGCGATCCTCGCCGGTTATTTCGGCGGCAAGGTCGATCGGGTGATCAGCTATCTCGTCGATCTCTGGATGTCTTTTCCGCCGGTCGTGCTGTCCTTGGTATTGATGGTGAGCCTGGGCGTCGGGATTCAGAACGTGATCCTGTCGATCGTCCTGGTGGACTGGACGCGCTTCTGTCGCGTCGTGCGTGCCGAGGTCATGGTCGTTCGGCAGCGCGATTATGTGTTGGCCGCGCAGTTGCTGAACTTCACGCATCTGCGCATCATGCTGCGCGAAATCCTGCCGGCGGCCTTGCCTTTGATCATCACCCTGGTGTCCTTGGAAATGGGCGTCGCCATCACCGTGGAAGCGCTGCTCAGCTTCATCGGCTTGAGCGTGCCGGCGAATGTCACCGCATGGGGCGTGATGATCGCCGATGCGCGTATCTCGATGCATGAACAGCTGACCGGCCTGATCTTTCCGGTGCTGGCGATCGTGATCACCGTACTCGGATGCAATCTGCTGGGCGATGGACTGCGTGTCGCATTGGATCCGCAGATGCGTGGACGGGGAGATTAACCGATGATGACCGATACGAAGCAGGCACCAGTCCTCGACCTTAACGAAGTCAGTCTGACCGCGCGACTCGGCGCGGAACCGGTGGCGGCGCTGCGCAAGCTCAGCTTGCAAATCGCGCCGGGGCGGGTCCTCGGTATCGTCGGCGAATCCGGGGCGGGGAAGAGCATGCTCGCGCGGCTGATTTCCGGCCTCTTGCCGCCGCGTTTTGACGTCACCGAGGGCACGATGCACTTTGCCGGTCGCGATCTGTTGAAGATGACGCCGAGCCAGCGCCGCGCCTTGTTGGGGCGCGAGATCGCCTTCGTGCCGCAGGAACCGCTGACGGCGCTCGATCCGTTGTTGACGATCGGCGACACCTTCGTCGAGCATCTGGCGCGCGTCGGCGTACCGTCGGCGGAGCGTCGCCAGACCGCACACGATGCGTTGGCGGCGGTGCAGTTGCCGGTGCCCGATCAGATGTTGAAACGCTATCCGCATCAGCTCTCCGGCGGCCAATGCCAGCGCGTGCTGATCGCGATGGCTTTTTCAAGCAACCCGGCGCTGCTGATCGCCGACGAGCCCACAACCGCGCTCGATGTCATCACGCAGACGCGCGTGATGCGTCTGCTGGCGGCACAGCAACGGGAACACGGCACGGCCGTGCTGCTGATTACGCATGATCTGCGTCTGGCCGCGCACGTCTGCGACGAGGTCGCCGTGATGTATGCCGGCGATCTGGTCGAGGTGGGCCCGGCGCGCGACGTGCTAGACAATCCGCGTCACCCCTATACCCGCGCCTTGAAGTATGCGACGCCGGATCTGGTGGGGCCGCGTCGGCGTCTGCCGGTGCTGCCCAAGCAGATGCCGGGCTTGTCGGCGCTCGCGGGCATCACCGGCTGCCGCTTCGCCTCGCGTTGCGCGGTGGGCGACGCGACCTGTAGCGGCACGCGCGTGATGCGCGTCGCGCCGAACGGCCATCGCGTCTCCTGCAGCGAGGCCTGCGAGTTCGCGAGCGACGGTGCATCGACGGCGCAACCGTTGGCGGTGCCCGCGGCGCAGACCGAGGCGATGCCGGTGGCGGAGCTGCGCGAGGCGACGCTGACTTACCGGACGCGCGTGGGGCTGCTCGGGCGTAAGTTCACGCAATTCGACGCGGTCAAACCGCTGTCGCTGAAGATCTATCCCGGCGAGTTCGTCGGCATCGTCGGCGAGAGCGGCAGTGGCAAGACGTCGGTCGCACGCCTGCTGATGGGTATCGAACAACCGACCGACGGGCGCGTGATGATCGGCGGGCAGGACATGACGCATGGCAGCGCGACGACCGTGCGGAAAGCGCGCGAGCAGGTGCAGATCATTTTCCAGGACCCGCAGTCGGCGCTGAATCCGCGCCGGCGTGTCGACCAGTTGCTGACCCAGGCACTGGAGGCAGCAGGCTTGCCGAAGCAGGAGGCCGCCGACCGTACGGCGCGGGCGATGCAGGTGCATCAGGACGTCGGGCTGCCGGGCGACACCTTGTATCGCTTCCCGTCGCAGTTGTCCGGGGGGCAGAAGCAGCGCGTCAATATCGGCCGGGCGCTCTGCGCGACGCCGCAGTTGATCGTCGCCGATGAGATCGTCTCCGGGCTCGATGTATCAGTACAGGCGCAGATTCTGAATCTCTTGCTGGCGCTGGGCCGCGAACGCGGTATCGCGCTGCTGTTGATCTCGCACGATCTGGCGGTCGTACGCTATCTCTGCAGTCGCGTGCTGGTGATGCGCCGCGGCGAAGTGGTGGAGCAGGGGCTGACCGAGACCGTCTTCGCGGCACCCCAGCATCCGTATACAAAAGCGCTGATCGCGGCGGTGCCGAGCGACAGCCCCGACGCGCACTGGCCGCCCGAGGAAGAGGGGGATGGTCTCGGCGTCGGCACGCAAAATGGAGTCGTGCCCGAGGCGGCGTGAAGGCATGATGTAAAACCCGTGTCCGATGACATTGCGGCAGGCACCGGTGAGTACGCCCGCAGACACGGCTATAATTGTCGGTTAGGTTCAGTGAGGAGAGCAACATGGCAGGCGCCGCCACGGCGAACGTCAAGCAACCGAAGCGCTCGGCGCTGCGGCAGACGACGTTAATGGAGTCGGTGTACCAGGAGATCCTGCGGCGTTTGCAACGCGGGCAGATCGGCCCGGACGACCGGGTGCTCGACTACGAGATCGCGAAGGAATTCGATTGCACCCGCATGCCGGTCCGGCAGGCCTTGTTACGGCTGGTCAACGAAGGCTATCTGGTGGGCTCGACGCGGGGCTTCATGACGCCGGTGCTCAGTGCCGACGATGTGCGCGAGATCTTCGAGGTGCGTCGCCTGCTGGAGCCGAGCGCCGCCGCCTCGACCATCTCGGTGCTGAACGATACGCAGCGCGCCGCGCTGGCCACTGCGTATCGGGATGCGCGACGGGCCTACGAGCGAAACGACATGGCGTTGATGACCGAGGCGAATGTGGAATTCCGCGGCATCTGGCTCGAAGGGGTGGCGAATACCCGTTTGAAAAGCACCATTTTGCGTTGGTCGGATCACTCGCGCGAAGTGCGGCGGGTTACCATGCACAAGCCGGGCACGATGGAGATGATCGCCGATGGCTTGCAAGCGATGCTGAAAGCGTTCAACGAGTTGGACGCCGTCAAATTGCAATTGGCCGTGCGCACGTTCATCGACGATGCCGAGCGGCAGTATTTCCTCGTTATCGAGGAGGACAGCGGCACGCGCAAGGCGCTGGCGCCGCTGTCCCGCTGAACGAGGCGCGTGCTGCATTCGGCGATGCGTCCCTCGCTTCGTCGCGCGATCGCATGTCCTCGCCGATGCGACCTCGCCGCAGCGCGCCAGCAGTGCGATTTCAGAAACGATAAACAAAAATTAGAGAATACTGAATTTCTTTAGTTTCCCTTGAAGCTGTTGTTTTCGGCACCCCCGTCAGGCGGTAATCTCTCGCCGTTCCCTTCGGGTTCGCGCCGCCTTCACGGCACGCCTAGTGCGATTCCCTGATATCGTTTTGCTCTTTAAATACAGTACTATTTCCAGTATTTTTGTATCTACTGTCGGTCGTGCGCGACGCCTTTTCTGAGCAGCCCTGAGCGTTTCCCTATCGATTACCCGCGAAAGCATCAACAATATGATGTAACGCTTGACGTTCGAATTTTCGACAAATAATCTGAATTCAGAATGTTCTAAAGACGATGTCTGGCGATGAATGTTCTGGTGCCGCCGATGCCGCTCATGCGGAACGATGCTGCATCTCTCATCAATAAAGACTGTCGCGGGATGCGACGGAAGATAACGGGAACCACAGTGAAGACGCCCCTGATCACCCTGCCTCGCCTGCATGCTTTTGCCCTGGCCGCTGTCACCTTGCTGGGCGCTGGCGCCGCGCATGCGCAAAGCAATGTCACGCTTTACGGGATCATCGACAACGGCTTGACCTATTCGAGTAATGAAGGCGGCCATTCCGCATGGCAGATGCAAAGTGGCATATCGCAGGGCAGCCGTTGGGGCTTGCTGGGGTCCGAGGACCTGGGCGGCGGCACGGCAGCCATCTTTCGTTTGGAAAACGGCTTCAACATCGACACCGGTGCGCTCGGCCAGGGCTCGCGGATGTTCGGACGCGCGGCCTATGTCGGTTTGAGCAATAAGACGTTCGGTACCTTGACGTTGGGGCGTCAGAACGAATTCATGGGCGACTACGTCGGCGCCTATGGTGCGAACGGCAACTGGGGCATTCTGTTGCCGCACGCCGGCGATCTGGACAACACCGGTATCGATTTCCGCGTGAATAACGCCGTACGGTACGTGTCGCCGGTCATCGCCGGCTTCACGTTCGGCGGTTTGTACAGCTTCGGTAATGTGGCCGGCGCGATGGGTACCAACGCCATCGAATCGTTCGGTATCAAGTATGGCAACGGTCCGCTGAGCATCGCGGCGGCATACACGGCAATCGACCATCCGGCGACTGCCGTTAGCGAGGGCGTGTGGACTGCGGCGAATCCGGTCGATGGCAATTACGGTATCGCCGCCAAGCATTACCGTTCGACCGGGATCTCGGCGCAATACGTCTTCGGCAAGGCCAAGGTCGCCGCGGTGTACACGAATACCCGCTTCTCCTCGCTGGATCCGACGCTGGGCGCACGCATCGGCGGTTCGGTCAATTTCAATATCGGCGAACTGGTCGCGTCCTACAACGTGACCCCGGCACTGCAGCTCGGCGCGGCATATAGCTATACGCAGGGCAGCGTGTCGCAAACGGGCGCGACGCCGAAGTACCACATCGCCGGCGCGATTGCCGATTACTTCTTCTCGAAGCGCACCGACGTGTATCTGCAGTCGACATGGATGCACGCCGCGGGCGACGCGACGGTCGCCGCGCTGGCACCGGTCGAGACGGCATCGACCAGTGTCAATCAGGTCATCGTGCGCGTCGGTTTGCGTACGAAGTTCTGATCGATCGGGCTTGACGTCCATGCGAGGCCGATTGCTTCGCGTGGACGCGATCGGCGATTCGGACAGGTTTCATCCGCGTTTTCTTCAACCACGTAGTGCACTGATCGTGTTCGACCAGCGGGAGAATTGATGGACAGCTTTGATATCGACGCACGCCGCCGGCGCCTGCTGCTCGCCACCTTGGCGACCGGATGCATGTTGCCTTTGGATTTCGCGCGCGCCCAACAGCAGGCCGCCGGGGATGTGCTGAACATCGCCTATATTTCCGACGTTCCCGGCTGGGATCCGACCGCGGTCACCGTGCCGCAGGCGCAGTCCATTTTCACCACCGTATTCGATTCGCCGCTGCGCTATTCGCCCAAGCTGGAATTGCAGGCGCGCCAGATCAAAACGTGGAAATGGCAGGACAAGAATGCGCAGCGGCTCGAAGTCGAGCTGCGCGACGATATTTATTTTCATGACGGCTCGAAGCTAACCACCGCCGATCTCAAATACAGCTTGCGCGACCGCCCGGCACAGGACAAGAAGCTGGCGGTTGGCGGGATGTTCAACACCTTGCAGGATGTGGAAATCCTGTCGCCGACGCGTGCGGTGATGGTCTACAACCGTCCCACGCCGACGGCACCGATCTATTTCGCTTTCCTGGCCGGCTATATCATTCCGAAGGCCTATATGGAGAAGGTCGGCCCGGACGCGTTCCAGGCCAAGCCGATCGGGGCGGGCCCGTATCGCGTCGTCGATTACGAACGCGGCTCCCGCATCGTTCTGGAGGCATTCGACAAGTATTGGGGCGGGGCGCCGCCGATCAAGAACGTCACGATCCAGATCACGCCGGACCCCACCGCGCGCGTGGCGGCGATCGAATCCGGACGCGCGAGCGTGGCCGTACAGCTGCCGTTACGCGAAACGCTGCGTCTGGGCAAATTGCCCGGGATCACGTCGAAGATCTATCCGTACAGCGAAATCTATATGCTGCGGATGCCGAATTACGTGAAGCCCTTCGACGATATCAATGTGCGTCAGGCAATGCACTACGCCATCGATACGCAGGCGCTGTCGAAGGCCTTCTACGGCGGCGTCGCGCGTCCGGTGTCGGTGGTCGCGGTGCCGGGCTCGCCGGCAGACGTACCCGGCTTTACCTTCCCCTACGATCCGCAGAAAGCCATCGCCGCATTGGCGAAGTCCGGGTACGGTCCGAACAAGCCGGTGAAAGTGCCGTTCCTGACGACCAACGGTACCTTCCCGAGCGACTACGATGTTGCGCGCGCCATCGCCGGCATGTGGCAAAAGGTCGGCATCGAAGCGGAACTGACGCAAACGACGATGGCCCAGGTGATCGGCCAGATCCAGGCGACGAAGATGCCCGGCGTGCTGCTTTACAGCTGGGCGAACTCGACCGGCGACCCGGAAAACTATACGGGCCGTCTACTTGATCCGCGCCTGCGGTTCTCCGCGTGGAAGGATCCGGCACTTGGACCGCGCGTCGACGCGCTGATGACCGAAACCGATGAAGCCAAACGGATGCAGGGCTATCGGGATCTGAACAAGCAGTCGTCCGAGGAGACGTGGGTCGTGCCGTTATTGCAGGCCGTCACCACGATCGCCTATCGATCGAACATCGATGTGACCGTGTTCGACAGCGGCTATATCCTGCCGGTGGATTACAAGCGCAAGGCGTGACAGCAGAAGAAAAGGCACGGTGCACCGCAAGGTGCCCGTGCCTTTTGTCGTGGTGGTGGCGTGAACCGGGCTTCGTCGGATCGCGCCGCTGCCCTGCCGGCTTTCGGCGTATCGGTGGGCAGGAAAGTCAGTTGGCTCTGGCGGTCAGCCAGCGGGGGGACGGCACGCTCGTGCTGCGGCCTGAGAATGCCGGAGAGCGCGGATGGGGCGCGGCATAGCGCGTTTCGGCATCGACGCGCGTGGCCGTGGGATGACGGGCGAACAGCGATTCGAACCAACGGCCGGCCGCGCAAAGTCGCGCATCGTCGCCATGGCGTGCAATCAATTGCAGGCCATGCAGATGACCGTCGTCGGACGTGAACGGCAGTGTCAGCGCCGGGTGACCGCTGAGGTTGAAGGCCCGGGTCAGTGCATCCAGTTCGCCTTCGGATGGATGGACCGTGGGCAAGGCGATGACGTCGGCATGCGTCAGGGCGCGATCGACCGCGGCACGGAAGTCGCGCGCCTGGCGCAGCGCCTCTGCAAGCCGGTCGGGCGCGGGGGCATCGACATCACACTCCTGCGCGCGGCCGGCGACGGTCGAGATCAACGCCGCCGCATCGGCCGCCGCTGCCAGTCCAGGCAGACGTACCGTGAAGCTCGATGACGGAAACGGCGATGTCAGCGGGCGCGATGCGCCGGCCGCGGCAGCGATAGCGATGGCGTGATCCGCCTGCAGCGCCGGCATCTGGCAAGCGCTGAAAAGGAGTGCATGAACGTTCGACCAGTCCTTGGCGCGGAGATAGCTGCTGTCGGCCGGATCGAGGTTGCCGCTGCAGTCCTCGCTCGCGAGCCAGGCAACGCGAACCGGCTTCGACGGATGCGCCGCGAGGGCCTCGTCGAAATCGTCGTCCAATGCGGCCGCCACATCGATCAAGGTCTGCATGTCAGGGGCGAGTGCGCCGACGCAATACATCGGCAGTGCGACGGTGCTGCCGCTATCGGCCTTGCTCCGCGCGGTGCCGGTATCGACCCGATAACTCGGTTTGAACCCACAAATGCCATGCAAGGCGGCGCCCACGCGCAAGCCGCCGGTGAAATCCGCGGCGAGCGCGGCTCGCACCCAGGCATTGGCGACGGCCGACGCGGCGCCGAAATCGCCGTGACCGACGCGCGTATCGATATACCAGCCGGAGGACAGAACGCGCCGTACCGCCGGCGCGTGCATCGAAACACGTTGACGACGTTGCAGCGGGCGCGGGCGAGGCGACCGCGCCTCGCGACCTGTCTCACAAAGCGCGTCTGTCGCGGGGACCGTCTTCAATCCGGCAATGGCGATCGTGTCTTCGATCGCCAGTGACGGACCGTCGAAATCTCCTAGCGCAAGGGGGCGAATGAAGGCGTTCATGGCGTCCTGGACTCTTCTGTTTTTTGGCGCCGCTGTGGGGACAGCGCCGTGCAGCAGCACGTGAACAGAGTGTCCGATGCGCTATAAAATCCGTCAAATCAATCGCAAAACAGTCGCATCATCAATCACGCTGATACGAACCGGGTTTTACAGGCCGCTAACAGCGTGTAACGCGGCCGCGCGGCGTGCCCGGATGTCAGAATTTGACGCGAAGACCCGCCTCCAGGAAAGCCTGTCGATTCGACGTCGACGGGCTCAGCGCGGCGATATTGGCTTTCGCCGATGTGCCGGTGGATTCGGTCCCGCTCGCGATCTGATAGGAGCCCAGTAGATAAACGTCGGTGCGCTTCGACAGCAAATAGTCATAGGACAAGGAGAGCGTGTGGTAATTCGCGTCGCCGACGCTGCCCACGCCGCTGCCATGCGTCAGACTGTAGACGGCGCCCAGGACGATGTCCGGACGCAACAGGTAGTCGAGGTTGATTTCGCCGGTATTGAACGACGCCGTGCCGCGCAAGCGCAGCGGATTGGCACCGTCGGTGCTGTTGCCGAGCCCCTGGAACTGGACGTTCGAATAATTGACGCCGATGATCAGATTGCCGATCGTATAGTTCAATGCGGCGGCGATGTCTTGATACGTGTGAGCCGACGCATAGCCGCTGAACACCGAATAGGCGGTCATATTGTTCGTCGTCGCGCCGTTCACATTGGTCGGGGTATTCGTGAAGAAGGACTGGTTCGGGTCGCGCACGTTCAAATACGCGGCGCCGAACTCGATCGGGCCGCCCTTGTAGTTCATGCCGACGGACCAGATCTGGTTGCGGGTGAAATCACCGGTCTGGCCGCCCATCCCATAAACCGCGTTACCGCTCAGGCCGTTGTAGGTGGGGGACTGATATTTGATGGCATTGTTGACGCG
Coding sequences within it:
- a CDS encoding GntR family transcriptional regulator → MAGAATANVKQPKRSALRQTTLMESVYQEILRRLQRGQIGPDDRVLDYEIAKEFDCTRMPVRQALLRLVNEGYLVGSTRGFMTPVLSADDVREIFEVRRLLEPSAAASTISVLNDTQRAALATAYRDARRAYERNDMALMTEANVEFRGIWLEGVANTRLKSTILRWSDHSREVRRVTMHKPGTMEMIADGLQAMLKAFNELDAVKLQLAVRTFIDDAERQYFLVIEEDSGTRKALAPLSR
- a CDS encoding ABC transporter permease yields the protein MNSSPLLSDTTMHEGSPATSSMQSTASSSGTTPSGGTEGHAAPVAQRRRGWLQRFRGFNLWIGGVIVLIVVFCAIFAPMLAPHDPLDQDLLHMLTPPAWMAGGDAAFPLGTDSLGRDILSRLLYGARVALTVAIIAALGSALVGSTLAILAGYFGGKVDRVISYLVDLWMSFPPVVLSLVLMVSLGVGIQNVILSIVLVDWTRFCRVVRAEVMVVRQRDYVLAAQLLNFTHLRIMLREILPAALPLIITLVSLEMGVAITVEALLSFIGLSVPANVTAWGVMIADARISMHEQLTGLIFPVLAIVITVLGCNLLGDGLRVALDPQMRGRGD
- a CDS encoding porin, producing MRALTVALGLGLGIVGGAAHAQSNVQIYGILDYGIQYTNNNAGGRLIGGTSGVKQGSRWGFRGTEDLGGGLTAVFRLENGLNLGTGAAGQSGLEFGRTAYVGLSSAQYGTVTLGRQYDSVVDSVGAMITSMKTGGGNTAHMGDLDNFNNVKRVNNAIKYQSPTYNGLSGNAVYGMGGQTGDFTRNQIWSVGMNYKGGPIEFGAAYLNVRDPNQSFFTNTPTNVNGATTNNMTAYSVFSGYASAHTYQDIAAALNYTIGNLIIGVNYSNVQFQGLGNSTDGANPLRLRGTASFNTGEINLDYLLRPDIVLGAVYSLTHGSGVGSVGDANYHTLSLSYDYLLSKRTDVYLLGSYQIASGTESTGTSAKANIAALSPSTSNRQAFLEAGLRVKF
- a CDS encoding porin, with translation MKTPLITLPRLHAFALAAVTLLGAGAAHAQSNVTLYGIIDNGLTYSSNEGGHSAWQMQSGISQGSRWGLLGSEDLGGGTAAIFRLENGFNIDTGALGQGSRMFGRAAYVGLSNKTFGTLTLGRQNEFMGDYVGAYGANGNWGILLPHAGDLDNTGIDFRVNNAVRYVSPVIAGFTFGGLYSFGNVAGAMGTNAIESFGIKYGNGPLSIAAAYTAIDHPATAVSEGVWTAANPVDGNYGIAAKHYRSTGISAQYVFGKAKVAAVYTNTRFSSLDPTLGARIGGSVNFNIGELVASYNVTPALQLGAAYSYTQGSVSQTGATPKYHIAGAIADYFFSKRTDVYLQSTWMHAAGDATVAALAPVETASTSVNQVIVRVGLRTKF
- a CDS encoding ABC transporter ATP-binding protein; its protein translation is MMTDTKQAPVLDLNEVSLTARLGAEPVAALRKLSLQIAPGRVLGIVGESGAGKSMLARLISGLLPPRFDVTEGTMHFAGRDLLKMTPSQRRALLGREIAFVPQEPLTALDPLLTIGDTFVEHLARVGVPSAERRQTAHDALAAVQLPVPDQMLKRYPHQLSGGQCQRVLIAMAFSSNPALLIADEPTTALDVITQTRVMRLLAAQQREHGTAVLLITHDLRLAAHVCDEVAVMYAGDLVEVGPARDVLDNPRHPYTRALKYATPDLVGPRRRLPVLPKQMPGLSALAGITGCRFASRCAVGDATCSGTRVMRVAPNGHRVSCSEACEFASDGASTAQPLAVPAAQTEAMPVAELREATLTYRTRVGLLGRKFTQFDAVKPLSLKIYPGEFVGIVGESGSGKTSVARLLMGIEQPTDGRVMIGGQDMTHGSATTVRKAREQVQIIFQDPQSALNPRRRVDQLLTQALEAAGLPKQEAADRTARAMQVHQDVGLPGDTLYRFPSQLSGGQKQRVNIGRALCATPQLIVADEIVSGLDVSVQAQILNLLLALGRERGIALLLISHDLAVVRYLCSRVLVMRRGEVVEQGLTETVFAAPQHPYTKALIAAVPSDSPDAHWPPEEEGDGLGVGTQNGVVPEAA
- a CDS encoding ABC transporter substrate-binding protein, which produces MDSFDIDARRRRLLLATLATGCMLPLDFARAQQQAAGDVLNIAYISDVPGWDPTAVTVPQAQSIFTTVFDSPLRYSPKLELQARQIKTWKWQDKNAQRLEVELRDDIYFHDGSKLTTADLKYSLRDRPAQDKKLAVGGMFNTLQDVEILSPTRAVMVYNRPTPTAPIYFAFLAGYIIPKAYMEKVGPDAFQAKPIGAGPYRVVDYERGSRIVLEAFDKYWGGAPPIKNVTIQITPDPTARVAAIESGRASVAVQLPLRETLRLGKLPGITSKIYPYSEIYMLRMPNYVKPFDDINVRQAMHYAIDTQALSKAFYGGVARPVSVVAVPGSPADVPGFTFPYDPQKAIAALAKSGYGPNKPVKVPFLTTNGTFPSDYDVARAIAGMWQKVGIEAELTQTTMAQVIGQIQATKMPGVLLYSWANSTGDPENYTGRLLDPRLRFSAWKDPALGPRVDALMTETDEAKRMQGYRDLNKQSSEETWVVPLLQAVTTIAYRSNIDVTVFDSGYILPVDYKRKA